The window AAATTTTAGGTGAATTTGGAAGAGATGTCAGGAAAATTGAGCCTCAAGGAAGTAAAACCTTTGCTATTAAACTATGATTAATAATTCCTAACATTAATGTCTTTAGTGGAACTGATAAAGACAAAAATAGGTCAACGTTTGTTGAAACAAAAAGGAGGAACAGAAAGTATGAGGCTGAGATGGTGAAATAAGGAACTGATCAAGTCCAACAAGTGGAAGATTACGTTTTCTGTAGAGAAGAATGacctaaaaagaaaaatactagACTGATGCTGcgagaggagaaaaagggaCAATGAGCTGAGGAAAGTtgggaagaggagaggaggaggttaAGTTTCCCAGGATTCCAGAACGGACGATGAAAGGACAGGAGTAGTTATAGTGCAcccgcttcggacgttatcacggcATTCAATGGCCATTATGGCCCATAAGTATAAGCTGACAACCACTGATAATGGCCATTGAATGCcgtgataacatccgaagcgggtgcacCATATGTAGAGAAGCTGTTGTCAGAGCTTCTGATCAGGGgagtgttttacagcagttgtttatgGTCCTGGCTCATTCATGCGGGTGGAGCTCAGCACTGAGTCTCATTTATTGTAACTCAATGTCaatattaaaaactattaaTGTAAGAGGTCAAAATGTGATCAGGACCAACTGTTTGATCAAGTGGAGTTAATTACCAGCAGCAGTGATAGGGAGCGTTGATGTGGGTTCAGGGTCACGAGGAGCCAAAAATAGCTACTGTACAGAGAAGGAACTgtcaggaggagagggatgaaTCTGGAGGTGGGAAGATGGAGAACGCTGAGGACCCGTCAGGTCTGCGTGGAATCAGTGGAGCCACGGTGAAGTTACAGTCAGAATGATGGAGCCGGAGACAGGATGAGCTGGAGCAGCCTGTAGTCCAACCTTAGCACACAGAAATAAGCTCCTGCAGCTTGTCCAGCTTTTATTAAGTTTTACCTTTAAGACGGGAAATTTCTatttaaagagaaaaaataattaatatcaACAAGGAGACGTGTCTGGAGCTGTTCATCACTGGATATAAAAACCTAGTTCTTCATTTTGGCTTCAGCTTATTTGATGGTTTTGCTTCAAATATTGAGTTTTTGTTGACTCCTCAGTCAGTTGAGTGTCCACTAGTCTTCATGTTCCTGTTAAAATAAACGTAGTAAATGTTTTCTTCATAATATTACTTCAAATAATGAAGTCTGTTAGAAATTAATTAGAATTGCAACACTTACAATTAGCGAGCTGGAACCCTGAAATACAGGTGACATGTTAAAAATTATGATTAGAAAATAAACCTGAGCTCTGGCTCAAAAGCCTGACCACAGATTGACCAGTCGTAGCAGGAAGCTCGGTCCTCACCACTGTATCTGCTCCTCCAGAGGATGAAGGCAGTGATGCTGACTacgaggagcagagctgcaagAACTCCTGCGACCAGAACAGCAGGAAACGCAGAGCGAGGAACTGGACAAAACCCAACACTCACATTATTGGAATGTTGTGGTGGTTGGTTCTAAAGCAGTGAGAATGTTCCACAACTTTAAAATCTACCAGCGCTGCTGGTCTCGGTCTCACCTTCATTGGTTCTGATCTCAGCTCGGTCCAGTTTGGTGATGACGTCGTCCTTCATTCCAGACAgttgaaacacacattcatatctgctccagtcctgagctgtgactgatgaaAGGTCCAGGTGGACCCTCATCTGGAAGGTTCCATCAGGGTTGGGGAGGATCTCTCCATGGTCCACGTCCTCATGGGtctgttctccatctctcctccagaACATGTCGGCTCTGTTTGGGTAGAAACCTGTAgcgaagcagctgattggagacGAGGGAGACTtctggagcagagacactgagggaagaactggaggagaaaacaaatgaatagaTTCATTTAAATCTAAGAATGTGAGTTGATTAATTCATTTCAACCATATTCTCCATATTCTGTTTTCTACCTGTCCTCAGCAGAAAACTCTTCCCATAGTCGACATACTTCTTCAGCCAGTCGGGACATTTGTGGATGTAGTATTGTTTATTATATTCTAATCGAGCTTTTTCCGCGTCCCATCTCAGCTTGGTGAACACAGCCTGAGGTTTTGGAGCCGTCCAGGTCAGAGTCTTCAGGTCCAACGCTATGAAGTCCTCTCCATCAAAACCGTACTGGTTAAAACCGGTGACGACTCCGGTCTCGTTGTCCCAGTCGCAGCCGTTCATCCTCTGTAAGACGTGGTGACCTgacagacggggggggggggggggggggggggggaattagATGACGATGTGGACATTTGTTCCAAATTTGAGATCTCACACAATAAGtggacagacgcacacaaacacagcccgtTCACCTTCAGTCTGGTTTAACAGTTGCTTCAAACTGTCCATGATGGCTCTGAAGACCTGCTGGTTTCCAGAACACTTGCGAACGTACCACTGCAGGTGGTGTGGTTCATCCTCCACTAACTTTTTCATCCAGTCCAGTTTGGGTTCAGCCGTCTTCAGTTCGCTGTCACAGTGACCCACCTGAATGCCGTCGACCATCGCAGCCGCCGCAAATTCAGGGAAGTTCGGGACTCCGGACGTCGCAGTCAGGACGTATATTAGGGAGTGCTTCACTGTAGAACAAGGGTTTTTAACCTAAATTACACTGAGACAATTTAATTGCCCTCAAGGggaaaataattttaaaaaagttcAAATAAGGAACGCTCTCTATCAAaagtttgtaaataaaaaacctTTATGGCTTTAATGGTTATGTGAGAACCAGTGTCATTAAATTCTATACAAATATAGCAGATGTTAATACATTTCCATGAACACTGCCTTAAAGCCCACTAAAGGGTTAACCCGTCTCTTTACCTCCATGACTTGTGGTGCATCGTTTAGTAACATCGACTTGTCTCGACATGTTTCTTCAAAACAAACGCCCACAAAAACTAATATCTACCCAATTTCTCAGGTTACACTGTAAAGTCAATGCAGAGGAGTATAAGCagtaaaattgtgtttttttatggttATGTTAAATGAATGCATTAAAGTTTATTGTTAGTTCAGTGTCAATTAAAAAGTGAAAGCGAAACACAAAACGAAGGCACAGAAAAGCACGAAAACGCTGATAATGGCCACAAAACGTTCAGCAACGACACTGACACTGAGGTTACAGTGTGGCTTTACCTGCGAACGCAAagtgacagaggagcaggaacaCGTACAACGTTCCCATCATATTCTAAGCAGAACCAGTCCTCGAAAGCTCCAGTCAGCTGATAAACAACCCGCGCGCAGACTGTGGGAGGTGTGAGAAAGCAGCCTTATATGGGCATAAGGAAAGATGCCCGTGATCAGTGTCATGACTACAGAAACAATCAAATTTATCATATCACATGACTGAGCTTTAGTTAAGACTGTCTTAACGAACTCCCCGCTCTTTACCACAGATCTGGaagtcagacagagaaagagacgcTCCTCCGCTCACTTAAAAACCCGCATGGAACTAAAATGTTACAGTTATCTCGCGATATTTCTTTTGAGCGCTCATAATCCGTCCTGTGTCTTCTTCGTTGTGTTGCACATAAACTATCGCAGGACATATGTACACGAGTGGAGGCTTTTTAAGAACAATGTATAAAATTATCATCACTCTCTTTTGAACCAATCACATATTTTTTACGTCTAAATAGATTAAAACGGAAACCAGACGGGGAAACTCTGGGATTGGAACGTGTTCCCGCGAGATTTCACAGTTAGTATAGTGAATGCCACGTCTTAGATGCAAAAGTAACATCAGCATCAACGCACTACGTCCTCCGGGTTCACTATTCGTGGTGCACGCAGGACACGCCGTTCACCAGCGGCCCGACAGGCAGTGATACAGACACAGGCTGGTGAGAGCGAGCcgtttgttttcattgtgtctCACAGTTTGCCGAGTTGCCTCCGCTGCAGCAACTTGTTAGCATGTTGCTTCTAGCGTGTTTAGCTAGCTAAGCTAGCCGGCTAACGGGACGGCTTCACGGCTCAGGGGCAGTTGTCCGGCCGTTGTTTGATGACCGGTTTGAACTGTGTGTTGCGAGCTTACAGTGCTTTTACAGGCGAGCCATGATCGTCTTAACGCCTGGATTAGAAGCGTGAGGCTgctagaaaacaaacaaacacaggagaaagCTACAGCAGACTGGGTGATGCATGAGTCAGCTCGTTGAGACAGTTACAGCGTTTTAACAGATCAGCACCTAAGCTGTTACTGCAATAAATGCAGTATCGTTACTGCGTATGTGATTCAAGGCATGTCAGCCAACGTAGGGCTAGCGTAGCACAGTTTGCTGACTCTCAATGCTAAACAACAGTCTGGGTCAGATAGTATCGCAACTAGCAGGGGAAGCTCAACCCTGGACCCAGAGCTTCTGTTACTGGAGCAGTGTGTTTAACcaggaaggaaatgaaatgtAAGTGCAGGGCTACcgggaaaacaagcaggactgtAGCTGTTCACAGGCGTCTACCCCTGATCTGTAGTGGTACCACTGTAATAAAGGCCAGTCATCAGACAAAGAACACACTGCTTTATGTGGGACCTACAACCTGTTCAACAATGCAGACAAACCTCTGCTGCAAAGCTCTAAAAACTCATTTTGAATGTCACTGCTGTAATCAATCACTGGACATGAGTCATTATCAATAACTAACTGTGCCTCTTTCACCACTACAGTGTTTACTCTCTCTCACAGTGGATAATATGGGCTGCGTACGTCTGCTGGCACTGACACTGGCCGCGTCTGCTGCACTCCTGTTCGCCTCCCATTCAGCCAGCGCTCACAGCCACTCGCATGGCGACCACGGCCATGGACACCATCACCATGGACATGATGACCACCACGGGCACTCCCACGGCCCTCAGGTGAAGATGTTCCACGGGGCAAGCAAGTGGAGTGCTGAAGCCAACCTCCCTTCTGAGGAGGAGGACCACGGGCACGCTCACGGGCACGCTCACGACCACGGGCACGGACACGACCACGGGCACGGACACGACCACGGGCACGCTCACGACCACGGACACGGGCACGCTCACGACCACGGGCACGCTCACGACCACGGGCACGCTCACGACCACGGGCACGCTCACGACCACGGGCACGCTCATTCCCATGATCATGGTCATGAGGAAATTGTGCACCAGGAGAGTGGACACAGACACTCGCATGGAGAAGAGAGGGTGAAGAGGGAGGCGGTTGGAGAGAAGAGGGACATGTTGGAGCTTTGGACGCAGGTCTGGTAACAATAACATTTTGATTACATCATATAAATTTATACTCAACTATTCTGTTACCAGAATTCCTTAGTAATAAATTCTTCAGCTgttgaaatattttattaaatactgCCTGTAGTTAGTTGTGATCTACTACTGGTGCAATGAGACCTGATGAATTCGAGTAGTGGAGGAAACTGAGGCGACTCACTAACAGAGCGTATCTTTGTTAGCACAGTTGCCATTGGTACCCAGatgttgcttgttgtttgaCTGCACATGCCAGGCGTCTTTTATTAGCCTCATAAACTCACCAGCCTGTTGTGCAGCCTTGCTTTACATGTTACTGCTTTGAACCTTCTTTGCTTGTCTGTGCTTTCACTAACAACCAGCCTCTAGGTCCAGTAAAAATCTTTGACTTTTACTCTTTCCTTCCACAAACGTCTTAGGACCAGACTTTCCATGTCCATTATTATAGCCTGATGCTCTTCGGACGTGTTTAGCCGATGCCGTCCCTGCTCGGATCATTGTGTTCTGTGATTCCTGctcctttgtttctttcttgaTGAGCTCTCTGAGGAAGACGACAGTAAACCTCGTTCCCTCTTTGTCTGCAGGCGGTCGGAGCCACCCTGCTGATCAGTGCAGCTCCCTTCCTCATCCTGTTCTTGATCCCAGTTCAATCAAACAGcgaccagcaccagaacctgctCAAAGTGCTGCTCAGCTTTGCCTCTGGTGGCCTGCTGGGTGATGCCTTCCTGCACCTCATACCTCATGCTCTGGGTAGGCAGCACAACCATCagtttctccctctgctcctgttcTCTAATCACTTTCAGAGAACATTAGCACAATTAGTCATATTATCTGTTTGGGTTTAACTTCTGTTTTCCTTTGCATCACTTGGATTCTGCAGAGCCTCACTCTCATCATGGAGATGGAGATCACAGGCACTCGCATGCCAGTGAAGAGTCGCACGACCACGGTCACTCTCACGGTCACTCTCACGGTACGCAGTAACTGCTTTCCCTAGAAATGCAAGAATCTACTGTGAAACTGATCACCTTAAATTTGTAAATCCAGCCACAATTTCATCTGCCCTCTCACCACAGGGGCAGCACATGATCACATGATGTCGGTGGGTCTGTGGGTTCTCGGTGGGATCATTGCCTTCCTGGTTGTAGAGAAATTTGTGCGTCACCTAAAGGGAGGTCACAGCCACGGACATTCCCACTCACACGGTATGAGAGAGAATTAAGAAATATTAGTTTTCCATCAATAAATCTTATAATCTTAAAATATTAACACTGTGCTACATTTTCAGCTGCTGCCAAGGAAAAAGATAGTGATGGAGAAgatgaaaaggagaagaagaaggagaaaaaaggagTCAAAGATGCAAAGGCACcaaagaagcaggagaaaaaGAGCTCAGGTAAAGAGAAGCAGATGAGGTCAGTCAGCGCCATCAGCTGGTCACTTAGTGAGCTGCAGCTTAGTAACGTCACAGATGCAACTCAAAAAGAGAGACAAGGTGCTGGTCGTCACTAACTGTTAAGTGACTCATTTCTCCTCTGACGCAGACATAAAGGTTTCAGGCTACTTGAACCTTGCTGCAGACTTCACCCATAATTTTACCGATGGGCTGGCGATCGGAGCCTCTTTCCTGGTTGGTCCAGCAGTGGGAGCCGTCACCACTCTCACCATCCTGCTGCACGAGGTCCCGCACGAGATCGGAGACTTTGCCATCCTGGTCCAGTCTGGCTGCACCAAAAGAAAGGTAGTTTTATTTAAGCTTAATAAGAACCTACCGCAGCAGAATAACAAACCGTGTGTGTGACCGTAAAGCAGCTTCGGGCTAATCCTTTTCCCATCAGGCCatgtgtctccagctgctgacgGCCCTGGGAGCGCTCGCCGGCACAGCTTGCTCCCTGTTGGCCGAGGGCGTGGGCGCCGCGGCGACCGCCTGGATCCTGCCGTTCACAGCGGGCGGCTTCGTTTACATCGCCACGGTGACGGTGCTGCCCGAGCTGCTGGCCGGACGCTCCAGTTTCAGACAGTCTCTGATGGAGATCCTGGCCCTGCTGTTCGGAGTGGGCATGATGGTGCTGATTGCTGAGTATGAGTGAGAAGCGAAATAGCAGAGACGAAGGGTCAAACGGTTGAAGTATGTGGATTATTTTGGTCGGGTTTGTAATCTCTCGTTTATTTTTTATGGGTTTTGAAACAGGTTCCACCTGTTGATGGTGAATgggcttttgttgttttgtgttttactgttcaCGGTCCTGACTGTGAACTGTTTGTTGTTGAGGAACAGTGTTGACGTCTTAAAGCCTGAGCGCTGGAAGGAAACGGGCGTCCATGGAGGCGCCCTCGTCAGGCGACCAGGGTGAGACGTACTGTCCAGAAGAGCTTTCACTACATAGACCGCGTGATAACTGACGGCTCATTCCCTCCACAAGTGGCTTGAAGTCATTTAATTCTAGCTGTGACACCATCACTTGACAAACGGTCCTTTGAACCTacatttctttgtgtgtctcttgtGTAGATGATGTATGAATGTTCATATTTTTGCATTCCACAGACGACGTGCAGGTTGTGGCTGTGACAGAGTTTCTCATGTCATTAAAATTCCATTTTTTTTGATGGTGGGAAGTAAAATTCTTTTAGATTTTTAAGTGTTCCGTGGAAACTTTTCTTACATCTGATGAGCAAGAATGTTCAAACACTGACTCTAAAATAAAGCCTCCTAATCATGTTCATGAGTGACACCGTAAACAGTCGTGGTGCTGCTCATATTCCTTCACACGGCTTCTCATTCTCCCATTGGTTCACCTGCGGTGAAGCCAGTCTGACCCCATGGGGTCCGACAGCAGGCGCCCGACACTGAGCCTTCCTCAGATCACCACGGTTCAAATgcatattaaaatgaatgaatgaaaacgCTCGTGTTGACACAGTTAACGTTCCCCCATCATCAGAACTGGCCACAAGGGGGCGCTACAGCTTGGCGTTCTCTCAAGGGACTTCTTTTATGATGACATGCAGTGAAGTTGAGAAGAAGGTTGCGTTGCAGGCGGAGATGTTTCTCTTTTTGTCTGGGTCATTGTTGACAGATTGAGGTTTGATTGTGTCACAGTCTTGTTCTGGGTCACCTCATTATGCGGAACCTGCTGCGAGTCGATGCGAGGCTCCTTCACCATAAGTGGAGCTGCTGAATGTCCCGTAGGTGaacatctgtctgtgtcagCGCTGTGATGGAGCGATGTTCTCTACAGgacttgacctctgacccagtGACGGCTGCAGGATCAGTGGAAACCGCTTATTGGAAGCCCAAGCATTTTTAAACATGTTCTCACAGTGGAAGGAATAAAACATTAGCTGCAAACATTCTTTACGCCAAATGAGGCAGAGCCTCTGACAACATGAACTAAAGGTTGACCTACAAACAGGAATAAAGGTAAATTCACTGACATACTGAAATGGATCAAGAAAAAAACGGTCCAAAATGATGATGTCAGTGGAACTGAGCTCAGAAGCAGCCAATTCAGCAACAGTCACCTCAGAATAACTCCCAGGTTTTGTGTTGACATCTTTAAAGACCCTGAAGCCTGCAAATGTCTGTTTTCCTTTCAGTTAAGTTCAAGTGGCACGAATTAGAAAAATTAAGTGTCAGACCTCAGTTTTGAGCAGAAAATTGCTATAATGTCGGTGGAGCAttggaagcagaaggtcccagatTCTGGCACCTtctgtccttgagcaaggcacttcaCGCCAGCTCCCAGGGCGCTGCCCGgctgctgcccactgctcccggGGTGAGTTAGATGCAGAGGTTCATTTCCCTAATGTGGGATCAACAAAGTTCAGCTATTATGTAAAATAATGACATTGGTCTCAGGCCAAAATACATGTTTTGACAGCAACACCACTTTGTAATGAAAGCGTCAGTCATGTATTTAGCAGCGATGTGGTGAAGCTGGTCCGTCTGGTTCTGCCCCAGTTTGTGAGAACAGCCTTCATCCCTGATCACCTCCGAACCTCTGGGATCCATAGCAGCTGATTAGTTGTGACCCACTCACGTTGTAGCTCCGTAACAAGCTTCCTTAAGGGTCGTGGGCGGttctgtgatggagcagagctCCACTGGCTCGTCTTCAGTCATGTGTTTTGTTCATGGATCATTAGATGATGGAAATGAGGCGTTTGATCTTAAACATGAACTCGTG is drawn from Betta splendens chromosome 11, fBetSpl5.4, whole genome shotgun sequence and contains these coding sequences:
- the LOC114866150 gene encoding major histocompatibility complex class I-related gene protein-like isoform X1; protein product: MMGTLYVFLLLCHFAFAVKHSLIYVLTATSGVPNFPEFAAAAMVDGIQVGHCDSELKTAEPKLDWMKKLVEDEPHHLQWYVRKCSGNQQVFRAIMDSLKQLLNQTEGHHVLQRMNGCDWDNETGVVTGFNQYGFDGEDFIALDLKTLTWTAPKPQAVFTKLRWDAEKARLEYNKQYYIHKCPDWLKKYVDYGKSFLLRTVLPSVSLLQKSPSSPISCFATGFYPNRADMFWRRDGEQTHEDVDHGEILPNPDGTFQMRVHLDLSSVTAQDWSRYECVFQLSGMKDDVITKLDRAEIRTNEVPRSAFPAVLVAGVLAALLLVVSITAFILWRSRYSGFQLAN
- the LOC114866150 gene encoding major histocompatibility complex class I-related gene protein-like isoform X2; the encoded protein is MMGTLYVFLLLCHFAFAVKHSLIYVLTATSGVPNFPEFAAAAMVDGIQVGHCDSELKTAEPKLDWMKKLVEDEPHHLQWYVRKCSGNQQVFRAIMDSLKQLLNQTEGHHVLQRMNGCDWDNETGVVTGFNQYGFDGEDFIALDLKTLTWTAPKPQAVFTKLRWDAEKARLEYNKQYYIHKCPDWLKKYVDYGKSFLLRTVLPSVSLLQKSPSSPISCFATGFYPNRADMFWRRDGEQTHEDVDHGEILPNPDGTFQMRVHLDLSSVTAQDWSRYECVFQLSGMKDDVITKLDRAEIRTNEVPPSSLVRAVVIGAVVLLLTVGIAGIFMWRRRRQAAAY
- the slc39a7 gene encoding zinc transporter Slc39a7 isoform X1, translated to MGCVRLLALTLAASAALLFASHSASAHSHSHGDHGHGHHHHGHDDHHGHSHGPQVKMFHGASKWSAEANLPSEEEDHGHAHGHAHDHGHGHDHGHGHDHGHAHDHGHGHAHDHGHAHDHGHAHDHGHAHDHGHAHSHDHGHEEIVHQESGHRHSHGEERVKREAVGEKRDMLELWTQAVGATLLISAAPFLILFLIPVQSNSDQHQNLLKVLLSFASGGLLGDAFLHLIPHALEPHSHHGDGDHRHSHASEESHDHGHSHGHSHGAAHDHMMSVGLWVLGGIIAFLVVEKFVRHLKGGHSHGHSHSHAAAKEKDSDGEDEKEKKKEKKGVKDAKAPKKQEKKSSDIKVSGYLNLAADFTHNFTDGLAIGASFLVGPAVGAVTTLTILLHEVPHEIGDFAILVQSGCTKRKAMCLQLLTALGALAGTACSLLAEGVGAAATAWILPFTAGGFVYIATVTVLPELLAGRSSFRQSLMEILALLFGVGMMVLIAEYE
- the LOC114866150 gene encoding major histocompatibility complex class I-related gene protein-like isoform X3 codes for the protein MMGTLYVFLLLCHFAFAVKHSLIYVLTATSGVPNFPEFAAAAMVDGIQVGHCDSELKTAEPKLDWMKKLVEDEPHHLQWYVRKCSGNQQVFRAIMDSLKQLLNQTEGHHVLQRMNGCDWDNETGVVTGFNQYGFDGEDFIALDLKTLTWTAPKPQAVFTKLRWDAEKARLEYNKQYYIHKCPDWLKKYVDYGKSFLLRTVLPSVSLLQKSPSSPISCFATGFYPNRADMFWRRDGEQTHEDVDHGEILPNPDGTFQMRVHLDLSSVTAQDWSRYECVFQLSGMKDDVITKLDRAEIRTNEGVLAALLLVVSITAFILWRSRYSGFQLAN
- the slc39a7 gene encoding zinc transporter Slc39a7 isoform X2, translating into MGCVRLLALTLAASAALLFASHSASAHSHSHGDHGHGHHHHGHDDHHGHSHGPQVKMFHGASKWSAEANLPSEEEDHGHAHGHAHDHGHGHDHGHGHDHGHAHDHGHGHAHDHGHAHDHGHAHDHGHAHDHGHAHSHDHGHEEIVHQESGHRHSHGEERVKREAVGEKRDMLELWTQAVGATLLISAAPFLILFLIPVQSNSDQHQNLLKVLLSFASGGLLGDAFLHLIPHALEPHSHHGDGDHRHSHASEESHDHGHSHGAAHDHMMSVGLWVLGGIIAFLVVEKFVRHLKGGHSHGHSHSHAAAKEKDSDGEDEKEKKKEKKGVKDAKAPKKQEKKSSDIKVSGYLNLAADFTHNFTDGLAIGASFLVGPAVGAVTTLTILLHEVPHEIGDFAILVQSGCTKRKAMCLQLLTALGALAGTACSLLAEGVGAAATAWILPFTAGGFVYIATVTVLPELLAGRSSFRQSLMEILALLFGVGMMVLIAEYE